One segment of Mycolicibacterium baixiangningiae DNA contains the following:
- a CDS encoding DUF3662 and FHA domain-containing protein, which translates to MGLVDRFERKLESTVGDAFARVFGGSIVPQEVEALLRREAEAGTRPVGSGPVLAPNEYVITLSVPDHKKVSADPDLTASTFAKHLEGYIREQGWQTYGDVVVKFEQTPNLHTGQFRARGVVNPDSTTGEPAPAHRDHAFPAESGVPPMSDNPTYRGGGQGQGQGRPGDEYYDDRYGRPQDEPRGQEPRAPYTPPEQGAYPPPRGGYPEQGGGYPEQGGYPDQGGYQQPYDQRGPGGYGPPAGGYDQGYRQGPGAYPPPPGGQPGYGAPGADYDYGRPPGPGRHEDGGYGREPRPGYPDQGGYPDQGGYGGGYGAPAGGRQDYGQDYGRGYAEPGGGYGEPAGGYGDPGYGEPAGRDYDYGQGAGGYAGGYTQGDYPASASGTSVTLQLDDGSGRTYQLREGANVIGRGQDAQFRLPDTGVSRRHLEIRWDGQVALLSDLNSTNGTTVNNAPVQEWQLADGDVIRLGHSEIIVRVH; encoded by the coding sequence ATGGGTCTGGTGGACCGCTTCGAGCGCAAACTCGAGTCCACGGTCGGCGACGCGTTCGCCCGCGTTTTCGGCGGTTCGATTGTGCCGCAGGAGGTTGAGGCCCTGCTGAGGCGCGAAGCCGAGGCGGGCACCCGCCCCGTCGGCAGCGGTCCCGTTTTGGCCCCGAATGAGTACGTAATTACCCTCAGTGTGCCCGACCATAAGAAGGTAAGCGCTGATCCTGACCTGACCGCGTCCACTTTCGCCAAGCATCTGGAGGGATACATCCGTGAGCAGGGGTGGCAAACGTATGGTGATGTGGTCGTCAAATTCGAACAGACACCTAATCTGCACACTGGACAGTTCCGCGCTCGTGGTGTGGTCAACCCCGACTCGACCACCGGCGAACCCGCCCCAGCACACCGAGACCATGCGTTCCCCGCAGAATCAGGAGTACCACCGATGAGCGACAACCCGACTTACCGCGGCGGCGGCCAGGGCCAGGGACAGGGACGGCCCGGCGACGAGTACTACGACGACCGCTACGGCCGTCCCCAGGATGAGCCCCGTGGCCAGGAGCCCCGCGCTCCGTACACACCCCCGGAGCAGGGCGCCTACCCGCCGCCCCGCGGTGGTTACCCCGAGCAAGGCGGCGGCTACCCCGAACAGGGTGGCTACCCCGACCAGGGCGGCTATCAGCAGCCCTACGACCAGCGCGGTCCCGGTGGCTACGGCCCGCCCGCTGGCGGCTACGACCAGGGTTACCGTCAGGGCCCGGGCGCATACCCGCCCCCTCCCGGCGGCCAGCCCGGCTACGGCGCACCCGGTGCGGACTACGACTACGGCCGTCCCCCCGGCCCCGGCCGTCACGAGGACGGCGGCTACGGGCGTGAACCGCGTCCCGGTTACCCCGACCAGGGCGGTTACCCGGATCAGGGTGGCTACGGCGGCGGCTACGGTGCCCCGGCCGGCGGCCGTCAGGACTACGGGCAGGATTACGGCCGCGGCTACGCCGAACCCGGCGGTGGCTACGGCGAACCCGCCGGCGGCTACGGCGATCCGGGTTACGGCGAGCCCGCCGGTCGGGACTACGACTACGGCCAGGGTGCGGGCGGTTACGCCGGCGGCTACACCCAGGGTGACTACCCGGCCAGCGCCAGCGGCACCTCGGTGACCCTGCAGCTCGACGACGGCAGCGGCCGCACCTACCAGCTCCGCGAGGGCGCGAACGTCATCGGCCGCGGCCAGGACGCCCAGTTCCGCCTTCCGGACACCGGGGTGTCCCGGCGCCACCTGGAGATCCGCTGGGACGGTCAGGTGGCCCTGCTGTCCGATCTGAACTCCACCAACGGCACCACCGTGAACAACGCGCCGGTCCAGGAATGGCAGCTCGCCGACGGCGACGTCATCCGTCTGGGCCACTCCGAAATCATCGTGCGCGTGCACTGA
- a CDS encoding type I restriction-modification system subunit M — protein MITGELKSKVDRVWDAFWSGGISNPLEVIEQITYLLFVRRLDDLETLAERKGRLGGPSDLRFGSDQQELRWSRFKNEEPAVMFATVGDKVFPFLRTLGGDGSTYGEHMKDARFTIPTPQLLSRVVDLLDEIPMADRDTNGDLYEYMLSKIASAGQNGQFRTPRHIIKLMVDMTAPTPTDEICDPASGTAGFLVAASEYIREQHPSVLTDAVQRKHFHASMFHGYDFDNTMLRIASMNMLMHGVESPDIRYRDSLSEGASEDAEKYTLILANPPFAGSLDYESTSKDLQRVVKTKKTELLFVALFLKLLKPGGRAAVVVPDGVLFQSSKAHKELRQSLVEDQKLDGVVKLPSGVFKPYSGVSTAILLFTKTNSGGTDSVWFYEVAADGYSLDDKRNAVEANDLPDALARWSARAGSERERARTDRSFCVSKKDIVAQSYDLSLNRYRESVHDAIQHRPPLEIVAEIEKLEREIAAGLVELKAMLT, from the coding sequence GTGATCACCGGTGAGTTGAAGAGCAAGGTCGACCGGGTCTGGGACGCATTCTGGTCCGGTGGCATCTCAAACCCTCTGGAGGTCATCGAGCAGATCACCTACTTGTTGTTCGTCCGGCGGCTGGATGACCTGGAGACGCTCGCCGAGCGCAAAGGTCGCCTCGGCGGGCCAAGTGACCTCCGATTCGGCTCCGACCAACAAGAGCTCCGGTGGTCGCGGTTCAAGAACGAGGAGCCAGCCGTGATGTTCGCGACGGTGGGGGACAAGGTGTTCCCGTTCCTCCGGACCCTTGGCGGCGACGGCTCGACCTACGGCGAGCACATGAAGGACGCTCGGTTCACAATCCCGACTCCGCAGCTGCTTTCCCGGGTGGTCGACCTCTTGGATGAGATCCCGATGGCCGATCGCGACACCAACGGCGACCTGTATGAGTACATGCTTTCCAAGATCGCCAGTGCAGGCCAAAACGGACAATTCCGGACCCCTCGCCACATCATCAAGCTCATGGTCGATATGACCGCGCCGACGCCGACCGACGAGATCTGCGACCCGGCTTCCGGTACCGCAGGCTTCCTTGTGGCCGCATCAGAGTACATCCGCGAGCAACACCCGTCGGTTTTGACTGATGCTGTACAACGTAAACACTTCCACGCCAGCATGTTTCATGGGTACGACTTCGACAACACGATGCTTCGGATCGCCAGCATGAACATGCTGATGCACGGCGTCGAATCACCGGACATTCGATACCGGGATTCGTTGTCGGAGGGTGCTTCTGAGGACGCCGAAAAGTACACGCTGATTCTCGCCAATCCGCCGTTTGCTGGCTCGCTCGACTACGAGTCGACGTCGAAAGATCTACAGCGGGTAGTGAAGACGAAAAAGACAGAGTTGCTGTTCGTGGCTTTGTTTCTCAAGTTGTTGAAACCTGGTGGGCGCGCGGCCGTGGTCGTGCCAGATGGCGTGTTGTTCCAATCTTCGAAGGCGCACAAAGAGCTTCGGCAAAGTCTGGTTGAAGATCAGAAGCTGGATGGGGTTGTGAAACTGCCGTCAGGGGTGTTCAAGCCTTACTCGGGGGTCTCGACGGCAATCCTGCTGTTCACGAAGACAAACTCGGGTGGCACCGACAGTGTGTGGTTCTACGAAGTGGCTGCCGACGGGTACTCCCTCGACGATAAGCGGAATGCGGTGGAGGCAAATGACCTCCCTGACGCGTTGGCCCGGTGGAGCGCACGCGCAGGGTCCGAACGTGAGCGAGCTCGCACGGACCGGTCGTTCTGCGTCTCAAAGAAGGACATCGTCGCCCAGAGTTATGACTTATCGCTCAACCGGTACAGGGAAAGTGTTCATGACGCAATCCAACACCGACCGCCACTGGAGATCGTCGCCGAGATCGAGAAATTAGAGCGGGAGATTGCCGCGGGCTTAGTCGAGTTGAAGGCAATGCTGACATGA
- a CDS encoding restriction endonuclease subunit S, whose translation MSLGDCGEIQGGLQVTSKRDSLPLSRPYLRVANVYRGRLDLTEIKTISATQSEIDRTRLEPGDLLFVEGHGNPEEVGRVAMWNGSVPNCVHQNHLIRVRLDRNVLIPEFAARWFNSPAGASHFRRAGKTTSGLNTISAHTVRSAITPLPPLDEQRRIAAVLDRVDELALSRRAVDQRVDEVPTAIFFEMFGDPAAASTRDTEPLGELVTLCGGGTPSKANPANWKGELPWFSPKDLKRKFLFDSIDHVSETVLDSTSLKAFPRDTILIVVRGMILAHTVPISIVKTRCTINQDLKALIPRVEIDPLFLHTALAIQHARILDSVSTAAHGTKRLDVEDLKAVRIPRPTAGAQREFIERVNQVEGIARAAASQAKTINELFRSLQSRAFSGQL comes from the coding sequence GTGTCGTTAGGTGACTGCGGCGAGATCCAAGGCGGACTCCAGGTAACAAGCAAGCGCGATTCTTTACCGCTATCTAGGCCGTATCTTCGGGTAGCAAATGTTTATCGCGGTCGCCTCGATTTAACCGAGATCAAGACAATCTCCGCAACTCAGTCCGAAATCGACCGGACTCGGCTCGAACCCGGAGACCTACTCTTCGTGGAGGGGCACGGTAACCCCGAAGAAGTAGGTCGAGTGGCCATGTGGAACGGCTCAGTTCCAAACTGCGTGCACCAAAATCACCTAATTCGCGTCCGACTGGATCGCAACGTTCTGATACCCGAGTTCGCGGCCAGGTGGTTTAATTCCCCGGCCGGGGCCAGTCATTTCCGACGGGCAGGAAAGACAACATCCGGCCTCAATACCATCAGCGCCCATACGGTTCGATCCGCCATCACTCCGCTGCCACCACTTGACGAGCAGCGCCGTATCGCCGCAGTCCTCGACCGGGTCGATGAATTGGCCCTGTCGCGTCGGGCAGTCGACCAGCGGGTCGACGAAGTGCCTACCGCCATTTTTTTCGAAATGTTTGGCGACCCAGCCGCCGCGTCGACTCGCGATACCGAGCCGCTGGGTGAACTTGTGACTCTCTGTGGTGGCGGGACTCCGTCAAAGGCGAACCCCGCTAATTGGAAGGGCGAACTTCCCTGGTTCAGTCCTAAAGACCTCAAGCGCAAGTTTCTATTCGATTCAATAGACCACGTATCAGAAACGGTCCTCGACTCGACCTCGTTGAAGGCGTTCCCGCGCGACACGATACTGATCGTTGTACGCGGCATGATCCTTGCTCACACTGTCCCAATCTCGATTGTCAAGACGAGGTGCACGATCAACCAGGATCTAAAGGCGCTGATCCCACGTGTCGAAATCGACCCGCTGTTCCTCCATACCGCGCTTGCTATACAACACGCGCGGATCCTTGACAGCGTAAGCACGGCAGCGCACGGTACGAAACGCCTCGATGTTGAGGACCTGAAAGCCGTCCGTATCCCCCGACCTACCGCTGGTGCACAGAGGGAGTTCATCGAACGAGTCAATCAGGTTGAGGGCATCGCGCGCGCCGCTGCATCTCAAGCCAAAACTATCAACGAGCTCTTCAGATCCCTCCAATCCCGCGCGTTCTCCGGTCAGCTGTGA